Proteins encoded in a region of the Corynebacterium breve genome:
- a CDS encoding shikimate kinase produces MEALSHSVCHSRPRVVLVGPPGAGKSTIGRRLARALNLPLVDSDQLLEEGEGLACGEFFSKVGEEKFREVEAGYVAQALMTGGIVSLGGGAVLTESTRDLLQGHTVVWIDVSPEEGIRRTAREATRPVLASKDPSAHYRALLERREPLYREVADYRVRTDERPPQRVVAEVLGIIEAE; encoded by the coding sequence ATGGAAGCGCTTTCACATTCTGTTTGTCATTCACGGCCACGCGTCGTATTGGTAGGCCCTCCAGGAGCGGGGAAATCGACCATCGGTCGCCGACTTGCGCGTGCTCTTAATCTTCCGTTGGTGGACTCTGATCAACTGTTGGAAGAGGGCGAAGGTCTAGCCTGCGGAGAGTTTTTCTCCAAAGTAGGTGAAGAGAAATTCCGCGAAGTCGAAGCCGGGTATGTGGCTCAAGCTCTAATGACTGGGGGAATCGTGTCGCTGGGTGGTGGGGCTGTGTTGACAGAATCCACGCGTGATCTGCTGCAAGGCCACACAGTGGTGTGGATCGACGTGAGCCCAGAAGAAGGAATTCGACGCACAGCACGCGAGGCGACTCGCCCGGTGCTAGCGTCGAAGGACCCGTCAGCGCATTACCGTGCACTGTTGGAACGCCGAGAACCGTTGTACCGTGAAGTAGCGGATTACCGCGTGCGTACCGACGAACGCCCACCACAAAGAGTTGTTGCTGAAGTCCTAGGGATCATCGAAGCCGAATAG
- a CDS encoding aminopeptidase P family protein, producing MALADTRFATRRRKLSAKLASMRIDDMLVTHMTHVRYLSGFSGSNGALVLSKDLSAEIATDGRYTTQIAEEVRDIEALIERPCAEALLQRIEPGRRVGFEADYVSVAALERLKKVLPEDVTLVPVSGAIEEIRITKDPIELANLTEIAAFTSAALEALVNAGELRAGRTEREVAADLEYRLRLAGAERTSFDTIVASGPNSAKPHHGAGDRVLEDGDLVTIDFGAHRAGFNSDMTRTFVIGEVTDFAREIYEVVLAAQAAGVRAATPGRALVDVDKACRDIIEEAGYGDFFVHSTGHGIGLDVHEAPSASTTGVGELTENMTLTIEPGIYVPGKGGVRIEDTLIITSGAPKIITGASKALTVV from the coding sequence ATGGCTTTAGCAGATACACGTTTTGCTACTCGACGACGCAAGCTCTCCGCGAAGCTCGCGTCCATGCGTATCGACGACATGTTGGTCACACACATGACTCATGTACGCTATCTCTCGGGCTTTTCTGGTTCCAATGGCGCATTGGTGCTGTCAAAAGACTTGTCGGCGGAAATCGCAACTGATGGGCGCTACACCACACAGATTGCTGAAGAAGTCCGCGACATAGAGGCACTGATAGAACGTCCATGCGCCGAAGCCTTACTGCAGCGGATCGAGCCCGGGCGTCGTGTCGGATTTGAGGCAGATTATGTGTCAGTTGCCGCATTGGAACGCCTGAAGAAGGTGCTTCCAGAAGACGTGACGCTAGTGCCTGTTTCCGGAGCGATTGAGGAAATCCGCATTACGAAGGATCCCATCGAGCTGGCCAACCTAACTGAGATTGCGGCGTTTACTTCGGCTGCCCTCGAAGCACTTGTCAACGCAGGCGAACTGCGCGCAGGCCGCACCGAGCGTGAAGTAGCAGCTGACCTCGAGTACCGTCTGCGGCTCGCAGGAGCAGAGCGCACGAGTTTTGATACGATCGTCGCCTCCGGGCCGAACTCGGCAAAACCACATCATGGGGCTGGCGACCGAGTGCTGGAAGATGGCGACCTGGTCACGATCGATTTTGGCGCACACCGGGCTGGTTTCAATTCGGATATGACTCGTACCTTTGTCATCGGCGAGGTGACCGATTTCGCCCGCGAGATTTATGAGGTGGTGCTTGCAGCGCAGGCCGCAGGCGTTCGTGCGGCGACGCCGGGCCGCGCACTTGTTGATGTGGACAAGGCGTGCCGTGACATCATCGAGGAAGCCGGTTACGGAGATTTTTTCGTGCACTCGACAGGCCATGGGATCGGTCTTGATGTGCACGAGGCTCCCAGCGCCTCGACAACTGGTGTGGGTGAACTGACCGAGAATATGACTCTGACAATTGAGCCGGGAATCTATGTACCGGGCAAGGGTGGAGTGCGGATCGAAGACACATTGATTATTACGTCAGGTGCCCCGAAGATCATCACCGGTGCTAGCAAGGCGCTAACAGTGGTGTAA
- the aroQ gene encoding type II 3-dehydroquinate dehydratase, whose translation MKVLVLNGPNLNRLGKRQPEIYGSTTLEDVEMFVAKRAEELGLDVECRQSNYEGQLVEWVHEAADQKWAVIINPGAYTHTSVALRDALVELQDNNGFVEVHISNVHAREEFRKHSYVSDIARGTIAGLGIQGYLLALEYFASQAS comes from the coding sequence ATGAAGGTTCTTGTACTCAATGGCCCCAACCTGAACCGGCTGGGCAAACGGCAGCCAGAGATCTACGGTTCGACGACCTTGGAAGACGTTGAGATGTTCGTCGCCAAGCGTGCTGAGGAGCTCGGTTTGGACGTCGAATGTCGCCAGTCCAACTACGAAGGTCAGTTGGTCGAGTGGGTACACGAGGCAGCGGATCAGAAGTGGGCAGTGATCATCAATCCCGGTGCCTACACCCACACCTCGGTTGCGTTGCGCGATGCTTTGGTGGAGCTACAGGACAATAACGGTTTTGTAGAAGTCCACATCTCCAACGTGCACGCCCGGGAGGAATTCCGAAAGCACTCGTACGTGTCGGACATTGCCCGTGGCACCATTGCGGGGTTGGGAATTCAAGGTTATCTGCTTGCCTTGGAGTATTTTGCGTCACAAGCAAGCTAA
- the aroB gene encoding 3-dehydroquinate synthase, protein MATITVKGPSPYDVQIDRDLTDQVAARVKELGAGQAAIVHQPTLAAPARALAEVLNAANIRVTMAPVPDAEAGKTLEVAGKLWDTLGNEAFTRHDVIIGFGGGAATDLAGFVAAAWMRGIKVVQVPTTLLAMVDAAVGGKTGINTEAGKNLVGAFHEPSGVYIDLDRIYTLDPDELIAGSAEVIKTGFIADERILEIFEADPEKALDVDGDLPELIERSVVVKAKVVGEDLKESGLREMLNYGHTFGHAIEKRENYQWRHGHAVAVGMMFVAHLAHNRGLINDEIVERHRDILQSVGLPTTYPAGAFDELYEGMLHDKKNRDGLIRFVALTGVGEVTRIEGPSIEELQAAYDAISE, encoded by the coding sequence ATGGCAACCATCACAGTTAAGGGCCCAAGTCCCTACGATGTTCAGATCGACCGTGACCTCACTGATCAGGTGGCCGCACGCGTCAAAGAACTCGGAGCAGGGCAGGCCGCGATCGTTCACCAGCCCACCCTTGCCGCACCCGCGCGTGCCCTGGCCGAGGTGCTCAACGCTGCCAACATTCGTGTCACGATGGCCCCCGTGCCCGACGCAGAAGCCGGTAAAACGCTCGAGGTCGCAGGCAAGCTCTGGGATACGCTTGGCAACGAAGCCTTCACACGTCACGATGTGATCATTGGTTTCGGCGGAGGGGCTGCGACCGACCTCGCAGGCTTTGTCGCTGCCGCGTGGATGCGTGGCATCAAGGTAGTCCAGGTGCCGACGACGCTATTGGCTATGGTCGATGCTGCTGTAGGTGGAAAAACCGGTATCAATACTGAGGCGGGTAAGAATTTAGTCGGGGCCTTCCACGAGCCCAGCGGTGTCTATATCGACCTTGATCGGATCTACACTCTTGATCCTGACGAGCTCATCGCAGGCAGCGCGGAGGTAATCAAAACGGGCTTCATTGCCGACGAGCGGATTTTGGAGATTTTCGAAGCGGATCCAGAAAAGGCACTCGACGTCGATGGCGATCTCCCGGAACTCATTGAGCGATCTGTCGTGGTAAAAGCGAAGGTCGTGGGTGAAGACCTGAAGGAGTCCGGCCTGCGCGAAATGCTGAATTACGGACACACCTTCGGTCACGCCATCGAAAAGCGTGAAAACTATCAGTGGCGTCACGGCCATGCTGTTGCTGTCGGCATGATGTTTGTTGCGCACCTCGCCCACAACCGAGGCTTGATCAACGACGAGATCGTTGAACGCCACCGCGACATTCTTCAATCGGTCGGTCTTCCCACCACCTATCCGGCCGGCGCGTTTGATGAGCTTTACGAGGGCATGCTCCACGACAAGAAGAACCGCGACGGGTTGATTCGTTTTGTCGCACTGACTGGTGTTGGTGAGGTCACCCGTATTGAAGGACCATCCATCGAAGAGCTACAAGCCGCATACGACGCGATTTCGGAGTAG
- a CDS encoding endolytic transglycosylase MltG, whose product MTTRRTTRSRTTGLAVFVTSLLLIVGAVAYIGYALTSSSSEAVPSDFEGTGNGVEKVVRVQEGDSMSALGPRLEEDGIIMSTAAFETAAMNNPNSGAIQPGFYRLQEEMSAKSAVEALLSPDNKIDLLDIPGGATLNDVVVVGGDTRLGIYSQVAEASCGHNGETTCVSKEELENVGANADPGALGVPEWALAQVSAHAGDPKRLEGLIAPGQYVVDPEMSAQDILTDLITRTANKYNETGIVERSSAIGLSPYELLTAASLVEREAPAGEFDKVARVILNRLAEPMRLEFDSTVNYGLEDVEIATTDEDRARVTPWNTYAMDGLPATPISSPSETAITSMENPAEGNWLFFVTISQDGTTVFNDTYEQHLVDVERAQQSGVLDSNR is encoded by the coding sequence CAAGCGAGGCAGTACCGAGTGACTTCGAGGGCACCGGCAACGGTGTAGAAAAAGTCGTGCGTGTTCAAGAAGGCGATTCCATGTCGGCGCTAGGACCACGGCTTGAAGAAGACGGCATCATCATGAGCACCGCAGCTTTTGAAACTGCCGCGATGAATAACCCAAACTCGGGGGCGATTCAGCCGGGCTTCTATCGTCTGCAGGAGGAAATGAGCGCCAAATCCGCTGTTGAAGCACTTTTGTCTCCTGACAATAAGATCGATCTACTAGACATTCCCGGTGGAGCAACGCTCAACGACGTCGTCGTGGTCGGAGGGGACACCCGCCTGGGTATCTACTCCCAAGTCGCGGAGGCAAGCTGTGGACACAATGGCGAAACGACATGCGTCTCCAAGGAAGAACTGGAAAACGTGGGAGCAAACGCTGATCCCGGTGCACTTGGTGTTCCTGAGTGGGCTCTGGCGCAGGTTAGTGCTCATGCTGGTGACCCAAAGCGACTCGAAGGTCTGATTGCTCCCGGACAGTACGTAGTTGACCCAGAGATGTCTGCTCAGGACATTCTCACTGATCTGATTACGCGCACGGCCAATAAGTACAACGAGACCGGAATCGTGGAGCGTTCGAGCGCCATCGGTTTGTCGCCATACGAACTGCTCACCGCCGCATCCTTGGTTGAGCGTGAAGCGCCAGCAGGGGAGTTTGACAAAGTGGCGCGCGTCATCTTGAACCGTTTGGCAGAGCCGATGCGCCTTGAGTTCGACTCTACGGTTAACTATGGCTTAGAAGACGTGGAGATCGCCACCACAGATGAAGACCGCGCGCGTGTGACCCCTTGGAACACGTACGCGATGGATGGCCTGCCAGCGACACCAATTTCTTCGCCATCGGAAACTGCTATTACATCGATGGAAAACCCCGCCGAAGGCAACTGGCTCTTCTTCGTCACGATCAGCCAAGATGGCACTACAGTATTCAATGACACCTACGAGCAGCACCTCGTCGATGTTGAACGCGCCCAACAATCCGGCGTATTGGACTCCAACCGATGA
- a CDS encoding prepilin peptidase, which produces MPCAKRWRRTSVRLPDVWVLGGILWSVALCHFDVTQRRLPNWLTVPAAIVALIFAAIVAPHSFAGLIWPLTYLFVGLVLGGVGGGDIKLAISLGIVVAFHAGILGVCVAMATSSMITALVAWALKQAATAHGPSMLIASWLCAIIVHH; this is translated from the coding sequence ATGCCATGCGCCAAGCGCTGGAGGCGTACCTCAGTTAGGCTGCCCGATGTGTGGGTACTCGGGGGAATACTCTGGTCGGTTGCGTTGTGCCACTTTGACGTGACCCAAAGGCGCCTGCCCAATTGGTTGACGGTGCCAGCTGCCATCGTCGCTTTAATATTCGCGGCAATAGTTGCACCACATTCCTTTGCTGGGTTGATTTGGCCGCTAACCTACCTCTTCGTCGGTTTAGTACTTGGTGGTGTGGGTGGGGGCGATATCAAGCTTGCGATCTCGCTGGGCATCGTCGTGGCTTTCCATGCAGGCATTCTTGGAGTGTGCGTGGCTATGGCAACCTCAAGCATGATCACAGCGCTCGTGGCTTGGGCACTGAAACAAGCAGCAACCGCCCACGGGCCTTCGATGCTGATCGCAAGCTGGCTGTGCGCAATAATCGTGCACCATTGA
- a CDS encoding shikimate dehydrogenase, with translation MKRAAILGFPVEHSLSPILHNAGYTAAGLDDWIYERIPCTEKDLPRIVSQADDSYRGFSVTMPGKFAALQFADEATERARLIGSANTLTRTEHGWRADNTDCEGIQAALDELIDDTVLPTRAVLIGAGGTARPAIWALGQRGITHLTVINRSDRRAELQSLVEHFGLDCGFTSFDDDIEQITMAADVIISTVPSAGIEPHIAQLGHAPTFDVIYEPWPTPLVVRSAANGHRTVGGHVMLAAQSYSQFEQFTGIYAPRDAMRQALEAYLS, from the coding sequence ATGAAAAGGGCAGCTATTCTCGGGTTTCCCGTAGAGCACTCTTTGTCGCCGATTCTGCACAACGCGGGGTATACCGCGGCCGGACTCGACGACTGGATCTACGAGCGCATTCCCTGTACAGAAAAAGACCTGCCCCGTATCGTCAGCCAGGCGGATGATAGTTATCGTGGCTTCTCCGTGACGATGCCTGGCAAATTTGCTGCTCTGCAGTTCGCAGACGAGGCAACTGAACGCGCGCGGTTGATCGGCTCCGCCAACACTCTCACACGCACAGAACATGGGTGGCGTGCTGACAACACAGACTGCGAGGGGATTCAAGCAGCCCTCGATGAGCTTATCGACGACACCGTGTTACCAACGCGCGCCGTACTTATCGGCGCTGGCGGCACTGCTCGTCCGGCCATCTGGGCACTGGGGCAGCGCGGCATCACACACCTCACGGTAATTAACCGTTCTGATCGTCGCGCCGAGCTCCAATCGCTTGTTGAGCACTTTGGTTTGGACTGCGGGTTCACTTCATTTGACGATGACATTGAGCAGATCACGATGGCAGCTGATGTGATCATTTCTACAGTTCCCTCGGCTGGAATTGAACCGCATATTGCGCAGTTAGGTCACGCGCCTACTTTTGATGTGATCTATGAACCGTGGCCAACGCCATTGGTGGTGCGTTCCGCGGCAAATGGGCACCGCACGGTCGGCGGTCATGTGATGCTAGCTGCGCAATCATATAGCCAATTTGAACAATTTACGGGCATTTACGCTCCCCGCGATGCCATGCGCCAAGCGCTGGAGGCGTACCTCAGTTAG
- the aroC gene encoding chorismate synthase — protein MLRWTTAGESHGQALIAMMENMPAGVPVTKDDIAYQLARRRLGYGRGARMKFEADELTLLTGFRHGLTLGSPIAVMIGNTEWPKWTTIMSAEPLDMEDPENQEAMSSGRGAKLTRPRPGHADFSGMVKYGFDEARPVLERSSARETAARVAAATIARNFLRETLGVEVFSHVISIGESAPYQGDSPTFDDITAIDESPVRAFNAESEADMISCIESAKKAGDTLGGIVEVIVDGLPIGLGSHVSGDNRLDAQLAAALMGIQAIKGVEIGDGFEEARRRGSEAHDEMVRNDEGVRRLTNRAGGIEGGMTNGEQLRVRAAMKPISTVPRALRTVDMSTGDAATGIHQRSDVCAVPAAGVVAEAMVALVLARAVLDKFGGDSLEETKRNISAYKNYVEKRLAFGEE, from the coding sequence ATGCTTCGTTGGACTACTGCAGGTGAATCCCACGGCCAAGCTCTCATCGCCATGATGGAGAACATGCCAGCGGGAGTTCCCGTAACCAAAGACGATATTGCCTACCAGCTTGCGCGTCGACGCCTTGGCTATGGCCGTGGCGCACGCATGAAGTTTGAGGCAGACGAACTCACCTTGCTCACAGGTTTTCGCCATGGATTGACCCTGGGTAGCCCAATCGCTGTCATGATCGGTAACACCGAATGGCCAAAGTGGACCACAATCATGTCTGCGGAACCACTCGACATGGAAGACCCTGAAAACCAGGAAGCAATGTCTTCTGGTCGTGGAGCCAAGCTCACACGTCCACGACCAGGGCACGCAGACTTCTCGGGAATGGTCAAGTACGGCTTCGATGAGGCTCGCCCTGTGCTCGAACGGTCGTCGGCACGCGAAACTGCAGCCCGCGTCGCTGCGGCGACAATTGCCCGCAACTTCCTGCGCGAGACGCTTGGGGTTGAGGTGTTCTCCCACGTCATTTCCATTGGTGAGTCAGCGCCTTACCAGGGTGATTCACCTACTTTCGACGACATCACTGCAATTGACGAGTCGCCGGTGCGTGCGTTCAACGCCGAATCCGAGGCCGATATGATCTCGTGCATTGAGTCAGCCAAGAAGGCGGGAGACACGCTCGGCGGAATCGTCGAAGTAATTGTGGATGGTTTGCCCATCGGTCTTGGTTCGCATGTCTCAGGTGACAACAGACTTGATGCACAGCTGGCTGCAGCCCTCATGGGTATCCAAGCCATCAAGGGTGTCGAAATCGGTGACGGTTTTGAGGAAGCACGACGCCGCGGCTCCGAAGCTCATGATGAAATGGTGCGTAACGACGAAGGCGTGCGCCGCTTGACCAACCGTGCAGGCGGTATTGAGGGCGGCATGACCAACGGCGAGCAACTTCGTGTGCGAGCAGCCATGAAGCCAATTTCGACGGTCCCTCGTGCCCTTCGCACGGTTGATATGTCCACCGGTGATGCCGCAACGGGTATCCACCAACGTTCCGATGTCTGCGCTGTTCCAGCCGCGGGCGTAGTCGCTGAGGCGATGGTTGCCCTGGTGCTAGCCCGAGCGGTACTTGACAAATTCGGTGGAGATAGTCTTGAGGAAACAAAGCGCAATATTTCCGCCTACAAAAACTACGTGGAAAAGCGCCTAGCGTTCGGAGAAGAGTAA